The Alkalihalobacillus sp. LMS6 genomic interval TCCTACCAGAAATAGAACAGAAATGGAAAAAGAAATATGATCAATTAGGGTTTCATTTAGAATTTGAACTAGACTCAATGGAGGAAGAAAAATGGTTTGATAAAGGAGCCGTATTTGATGTTGTCATCTACATGTATAAACATAATTCAAGAAAAAGTCACCCCATGTTAGTGGAAATCTGGGAAGTCAATCAATGGTGGTTTAAAAAGAAAGGTGAACTCACCTATCAATCTAAGGAGGAGATAGAAGAAGCGATTCATTTCTTGTTAGAAAATGTTTTTGAGGATTTTGAAGAGAGAATACATAAAAAACCTTGAATAAAATGGTATGGAGTTGAGAATCATCCTCAAAAATCAGGGATATTCTTTTTGATAGTTTAAAAGAAAGGGGCTTACCATTTTGAGAGAGTACTTCGTAGATCAATATGATGAATTTCTCCGACAGAAGAAAAAAATATTAACTTTTCTGAATTTTAATAAAGGATTCCCCGAACAGATTTTTAAGTCAGAATCACACGCGTATCTTTTTCATGAGTTTGAATGGGTGCTCTCACAAGATGGGTGGAACGCCATTAAGATGCTATCAGTAGCAACTGGAAATAATACTATTCATCTCTCAATGGTAGACGACTGGGACTATTCAAAAGAAACGTTGAGGAAGTATGGATGTTCCTTTATGGCCAAGCTGCCAATTTCCTTATCAGGTGATGAGTTTGAAGATCTATTAATAGAAGAAATAGGTAAAACCAATGACTCTCTAAGAATTGTACTAAACAAAGCTGTAATCTATCCTGAGTCATTGGATTGGATCATTTATGTGGAACGGGAACATGAACTAGGTGTATTGGCAATAAACAATCACCAATTGAAGCAGCAACATTTAGAAGAGTGGCTTCCTTTAGGAGAAGAAATCATTGATTTGGTATCTGTTGTATTCCGTGATAAGCTGGTCCCGCTCCGTTTCAAATTTCTATTAGAAAAGAATTATGGGGGAAACCTACATAAAGAAGTCTGACCGTATATTTATGGAAGATATAAAGTATTTCGATAGTAGTAGAGAGGGCTTAAATTGATTAGGCAATTTTGGGGATGCAGAGCATTATACGTGTAATGAAACATAGACAAGAAATTAAATTGATGTGTAGGTGATTAGGATTGATCTTTAGATTAGAACTTGACAGCTCTAATGAGTACGACAACGACGCTGGTGAATATACGACGATGGAAGAGGAAATTATTGAATTATTAACCTATTTAAATAAGGAAGGTTATGTAATCTACGAATACATGGTTGCCCGCAAGTCACCAATCACTCCTCTATTAGTTCTCCCTTTGTCGAGCGGTTTTTTGTGTAGGCGAAACCTTTTCTTCTTTGAAAAAGAATATTGCCGATTATCGTTACGAAGTATCTGCCGTTAATGATTTGGTAGGAACAAAAGTAAGTATAGAAGAGTCATTGTTAAAAAATAATTGTACATTGACGAACGATAACTTGGAGAGAGAGATGCTGGACATTTTTGACATGCATATAAGAATAGTAGAATCTGCATCGATATCAATCAGCACAAAAAATGGAGATCTTTTGAAAAAGTTATGTTCTTCTTTACCATACGCTACATAAGGTACGTCGAGGGGAGATTCGATTATGAGAATTATTTGGGGAAATATTGAAGCCGATTGCGATCCTTTCGTCTAGAAACGTTTTTAGAGCCGTTTGATAAGGAATTTATTTGCGCTTATGACTGGGTTTTCAGTGATGTGGATTCGTATACCTTTCAGATTAATGATCAAGAAGGATGCAGCAGTCTGTTTGATCGTGAACAATTCTGGTTGACTGGAGAGGCGCTTTTACGGCACTTAAAGCATGTAAGTACGCTTGTTATTTTCGGGCTCGTAATAGCAGTTAAAAAAGAATGCACGCTTCCGTCTAAGGTGCATTATCCAAAGTTAGTGGATCACCCTGATTATTGGAAGGACACCTACACGTCAGCTGTACCAAATCAAATTTTGGAGATTGCTTTCTTTGACAGCACGGATATTCTCATTACAACGAATGACAGTGACATGATCGAACAGATTAAAAAGTGGTATCCTCATTTTATAAATTATTATGGTTAAATCCTTTATAGAGGGAGGGAAACATGACAAGTGACAAATTTGAAATGGATGAGTTAAACATCTTAACGGACGCACCAATCGAGAAAGTAGAAGTGCTAGCAGGAAAGTACCTGTATTACCTACAGTTCACTAATCAAACAGATCTAATTGATATGGTAGCGAAGCACACCCTAACAAACTTAATAGTTTGTATGGATCTCCTCGTTCCTTTAAAAGAAGAATTTTATAAAGCGATTCGTAGTGAAAAGTACCACTTTCCTAAGAGAGAAAAACGTGGCTTACAATATGTAGAGGTATGGTTAGAAGAAATAGATCTAAAACAGTCAAGCGAATTTTTTCGTTTTATCATGTTTGTCATAGAATTAAACGTATTTACCTTTATTGTTCTTAACCCAAGAGGACAATTACATGATTATCTTGTAAACGATAAAGTAAGAATTCATTTACGAGAAAATGAGGAGATTGTTGTATTTGACTATGATGGCGCAGGCGCATTTTATTTTACAAATAAAAGATTATCGCATTAACGAGAGTGGGATAAATGCGGAATAGAGGAATCAATGAACGTTCGTTTACTACATAGAGAAGAAGCTGAACTCGTTTGGCGCACCATAGGAAAACGGTACGGTTATCCTGATAGTGGGCGTAGATTTAAACTACCAAAACCGTATATACGTTTTGATATAAGCACTAAATTTGCTTGTGAAACAGATGAACTAGAACGAACAGTTTTAACGGCTATGAAAGCTTGTACCATAGCAGGTGAAACCATTTATGCGATGGACTGGCGGCATGACTGTTATGAATTTGACCCAAGAAAGCCAATTGAGCGTGATGAGTGGAATGAATGGCTCGTACCGTTATTTCCGAATGGTGATTATGTTATTTTTTTACAGAAAAACTTTCAGTGGGGCTATTTGGGCCATCCGTGGAATAAAGAAATTGCGGTTTTTGGTGAGTCTTTTATTCGGCATTTGAATGTAATCACGAGAATTTAGATACAGTGATGAGCAGTGGAAGTAGAGACTAGCATAATAGAGGTGATAATTATGAGTCGTGAACTGAAAAGACAGCATCCTGCATACAAAATCGTTAAAAATCATTCTACGAACCCGTCCACTCATTTTTTTGGAGGGCAGTCGTGGAACTTACCTAAGTGTAAAATTTGCCTGACATCTATGCACCAGATCTTTACGCTCGATGTGACTAGATTTAGAGAGCAAAATTTTGATAAAAAAATCAGCGAGTTACCGCTATTCTCTTGTTTAAATTGTTCGCTTTTTTGGGAGAAGCAATATTTTAAACTGGATTTCATCAATCAATCAG includes:
- a CDS encoding DUF2716 domain-containing protein, with the protein product MNVRLLHREEAELVWRTIGKRYGYPDSGRRFKLPKPYIRFDISTKFACETDELERTVLTAMKACTIAGETIYAMDWRHDCYEFDPRKPIERDEWNEWLVPLFPNGDYVIFLQKNFQWGYLGHPWNKEIAVFGESFIRHLNVITRI